A section of the Mesobacillus jeotgali genome encodes:
- a CDS encoding YtxH domain-containing protein, with amino-acid sequence MNREQSQYDVNGAMRESNSNSRDFVTGAIVGGLAGALAALLLAPKSGKELRGSLNEQTSTIKTKGVDLASVAKEKASGLKETVTQQSSNLVNKVKDMKNQNGTSSTDSEEGVLQEVPTSMAETSSMDNTHTATGEEIQKKLEETQKAFDETENKLNQ; translated from the coding sequence ATGAACAGGGAACAAAGCCAATATGATGTAAATGGAGCAATGAGGGAGAGTAACAGCAATTCCAGAGATTTTGTCACTGGGGCGATTGTTGGCGGACTTGCCGGGGCACTAGCAGCCTTATTGCTAGCTCCAAAGTCAGGAAAAGAGTTGAGAGGTTCGTTGAATGAGCAAACGTCCACTATTAAAACCAAGGGCGTGGACCTTGCCTCTGTAGCGAAGGAGAAGGCTAGCGGTTTGAAAGAAACTGTGACTCAGCAGTCTTCTAATCTGGTTAACAAAGTGAAGGATATGAAAAACCAGAATGGCACATCTTCAACGGATTCCGAGGAGGGCGTGCTGCAGGAGGTTCCAACTTCCATGGCAGAAACAAGCTCCATGGATAACACTCATACTGCCACTGGGGAAGAAATTCAGAAAAAGCTTGAAGAAACACAAAAAGCTTTCGATGAAACGGAAAACAAACTGAATCAGTAA
- a CDS encoding nicotinate phosphoribosyltransferase, with product MKEIELKMQGKISRLTNHTFKFDERIRDGWFSAVYFLKTRELVKKYHEDNIITMQFFQKDEAVLCGTDEVIALVKTFSDRPEELEIYSLKDGDKISPFETVLTITGPYQSFGYLEGIIDGILARRTSVSTNVYNVVKAASYSGRQKPVIFMGDRDDHYTTQAGDGYAAYIGGATAQATHAMNEWWGKHGMGTMPHALIQMFDGDIVAATHAYHETFPNDDLIALVDYNNDAITDSLKVARAFGEKLKGVRVDTSRTMIDQYFLRNQHLLGTFDPRGVNAELIFGLRKALDDEGFNHVKIVVSGGFSEKRILEFEKQNVPVDMYGVGGSLLKMKIGFTGDNVMLNGKHQAKSGRRYRPNARLEKVEF from the coding sequence ATGAAGGAAATCGAATTGAAAATGCAGGGGAAAATCAGCCGCCTGACCAATCATACATTTAAATTTGATGAAAGGATTCGGGATGGCTGGTTTTCAGCCGTGTATTTTCTAAAAACTCGAGAGTTAGTAAAGAAATACCATGAAGACAATATCATCACAATGCAGTTTTTCCAGAAGGATGAGGCAGTTCTGTGCGGTACAGATGAAGTGATCGCACTGGTAAAAACATTTTCAGACCGTCCTGAGGAACTTGAGATTTACTCACTAAAAGACGGAGATAAAATCTCACCGTTTGAAACGGTCCTGACCATCACAGGTCCTTACCAAAGCTTTGGCTATCTGGAGGGAATCATTGATGGCATCCTCGCCAGAAGGACATCAGTGTCCACGAATGTTTATAATGTCGTAAAAGCAGCCAGCTATTCCGGCAGGCAAAAGCCGGTGATCTTCATGGGTGACCGTGATGACCACTATACGACACAGGCCGGAGATGGCTACGCTGCCTATATAGGAGGAGCGACGGCCCAGGCAACCCATGCGATGAACGAATGGTGGGGCAAGCATGGGATGGGCACGATGCCACATGCCTTGATCCAGATGTTCGACGGAGATATCGTGGCCGCAACCCATGCTTATCATGAAACTTTTCCGAACGATGATTTGATTGCTCTTGTGGATTATAATAATGATGCGATTACTGACTCATTGAAAGTCGCAAGGGCCTTTGGCGAAAAACTGAAAGGTGTCAGGGTTGATACTTCCCGCACCATGATCGATCAGTATTTCCTGAGGAACCAGCACTTGCTTGGCACATTTGATCCACGGGGTGTAAACGCTGAATTGATTTTCGGTCTAAGAAAAGCCCTCGATGATGAAGGATTTAACCATGTTAAAATTGTAGTGAGCGGCGGCTTCAGTGAAAAAAGGATCCTGGAGTTTGAAAAGCAAAATGTACCCGTCGACATGTATGGAGTAGGCGGCAGTCTTTTGAAAATGAAAATTGGTTTTACTGGGGACAACGTTATGTTGAATGGAAAACACCAGGCTAAATCGGGCCGCAGGTACAGACCGAACGCTCGTCTTGAAAAAGTCGAATTTTGA
- the ytxJ gene encoding bacillithiol system redox-active protein YtxJ, producing the protein MQKIDSIQEFDKLVDSGETFFFLKHSTTCPISGAGYDEFAKFDQNGTDQLYYLTVQDSRELSNYIAEKFHVKHESPQAILFVNSDVAWHASHFKITSKSLAAAKEENVK; encoded by the coding sequence ATGCAAAAAATTGATTCCATCCAGGAGTTTGACAAGCTTGTCGATTCAGGAGAAACGTTTTTCTTTCTGAAGCATAGTACAACATGTCCGATCAGTGGGGCCGGATATGATGAATTCGCAAAGTTCGATCAAAACGGAACTGATCAATTATATTACTTAACTGTACAGGATTCCCGTGAGCTGTCCAATTACATCGCTGAGAAATTCCATGTTAAGCATGAATCACCTCAGGCCATTCTTTTTGTTAATTCTGATGTGGCCTGGCATGCTTCCCATTTTAAAATCACCTCAAAATCACTTGCTGCAGCTAAAGAAGAGAATGTGAAGTAA
- a CDS encoding cell division FtsA domain-containing protein, translating to MQLHNKLFALDIGTRSVVGIILEESAGQYEAIDIIVREHKDRSMLDGQIHDVLSVSEIIRDIKEELEVSHGPLTKVCVAAAGRALRTERSKAVVDISGNPMFSKQDILHLELSAVQLAQAAVAGETGNEQSHHYYCVGYSVLYYQLDGEVIGSLIDQRGSEASVEIIATFLPKVVVESLLAALDRAGLEMDALTLEPIAAINVLIPASMRRLNVALVDIGAGTSDIALTDTGTVIAYGMVPVAGDEITEAVSDEFLLDFPLAEKAKRELLENESISITDILGFETVIEKEEAIERIAPAIDRLAETIGKEILRLNNNKSPKAVMLVGGGSLTPDLTRRLSGRLNLPENRVAIRGLDAISSVSFASHITKGPELVTPIGIAIAAKQSPVQYHTVHVNGQPVRLFEVNKLTVGDCLLAAGIKMNKLYGKPGLAMIVSLNGKNVTIPGEHGQPPVLLKNGTPCTFDDHVDGGDHLTVIKGKDGVRAELTLEDLIGELPSKTIILNGQRYKISSRLTCNGLHVPIQQQIADRDDISFVTTDTVEGALKELNLAEILNDTRPFYIKIDGMEHKINQFMGKIYINGAEAGLHNKFEHLDDIRFEKGTDHTLSRLLEILDIQAFDSLPIFFNGQQIQLEHEVLEFFKEGTKLGLDELLYSGDQITTKTKDVRPFIFQDVFNFAQINIPKDSRGFTLLKNGETTAFDDPLAPGDELSITFENPVSKKTS from the coding sequence TTGCAATTACATAATAAATTGTTTGCGTTAGATATCGGGACCCGTTCCGTAGTAGGCATCATCCTGGAAGAATCCGCCGGGCAGTATGAAGCAATTGATATCATTGTCCGTGAACATAAGGACAGATCCATGCTGGACGGCCAAATCCACGATGTTCTTTCGGTTTCAGAAATCATCCGGGATATTAAAGAAGAATTGGAAGTTTCACATGGCCCTTTAACAAAGGTCTGTGTTGCTGCGGCTGGCCGCGCTCTTAGAACCGAACGTTCAAAAGCAGTCGTTGATATTTCCGGCAATCCGATGTTTTCCAAACAGGATATCCTACATCTTGAACTAAGCGCCGTCCAGCTTGCCCAAGCGGCTGTTGCCGGCGAAACAGGCAATGAACAAAGCCATCATTATTATTGTGTCGGATACTCCGTACTTTATTACCAGCTTGACGGAGAAGTCATTGGAAGCTTGATTGATCAGCGCGGTTCCGAGGCCTCAGTGGAGATCATTGCTACCTTCCTCCCCAAGGTCGTAGTAGAGTCACTGCTCGCCGCTTTGGACCGGGCTGGCCTGGAAATGGACGCATTGACGCTCGAACCGATAGCGGCGATCAATGTATTGATTCCAGCCTCAATGAGAAGATTAAATGTTGCTTTAGTGGATATTGGTGCGGGTACCTCTGATATTGCTCTTACGGACACCGGAACAGTTATAGCTTACGGGATGGTGCCAGTAGCAGGAGATGAAATCACTGAAGCTGTCAGCGATGAATTCCTGCTCGACTTCCCACTTGCTGAAAAAGCAAAGCGGGAGCTGCTAGAAAATGAATCCATTTCAATTACTGACATACTTGGGTTCGAAACGGTCATCGAAAAAGAGGAAGCGATTGAGAGGATAGCTCCTGCAATTGACCGCCTTGCAGAAACCATCGGGAAAGAGATCTTAAGATTGAACAACAATAAATCACCTAAGGCTGTCATGCTTGTCGGGGGAGGAAGCTTGACTCCTGATTTGACCAGGAGGCTTTCCGGCAGGCTGAACCTGCCGGAAAACAGAGTTGCCATCCGCGGCCTGGATGCCATATCTTCTGTTTCATTTGCCAGCCATATCACGAAAGGGCCAGAACTGGTCACGCCAATTGGAATAGCGATTGCAGCGAAGCAATCTCCTGTCCAATATCATACAGTTCACGTCAATGGGCAGCCTGTGAGACTATTCGAGGTCAACAAGTTGACGGTTGGAGATTGCCTGTTGGCTGCAGGCATCAAAATGAATAAGCTGTATGGTAAACCAGGACTTGCGATGATCGTCAGCCTGAATGGCAAGAATGTGACCATTCCAGGCGAGCATGGGCAGCCTCCTGTATTGCTGAAGAACGGTACTCCTTGTACTTTTGATGATCATGTAGATGGGGGTGATCATCTGACTGTCATTAAGGGGAAGGATGGAGTCAGAGCAGAACTGACGCTCGAAGACTTGATAGGTGAGCTGCCTTCGAAAACCATCATCTTAAATGGACAAAGATATAAAATAAGCTCAAGGTTAACCTGCAATGGCCTTCATGTTCCGATTCAACAGCAGATTGCAGATAGGGATGATATCAGTTTTGTGACTACAGACACGGTAGAAGGGGCACTAAAGGAACTCAACCTTGCAGAAATACTTAATGATACACGCCCCTTCTATATCAAGATTGATGGGATGGAGCACAAAATCAATCAGTTCATGGGAAAAATTTATATTAATGGCGCAGAAGCCGGCCTGCATAACAAATTTGAACATCTTGATGATATCCGCTTTGAAAAAGGGACAGACCATACTCTCAGTAGGCTTTTAGAAATTCTTGACATACAAGCATTTGACTCTCTGCCAATCTTCTTTAACGGACAGCAAATCCAGCTGGAACACGAAGTATTGGAGTTTTTCAAGGAAGGCACTAAACTTGGATTGGATGAACTTCTGTATAGCGGGGACCAAATCACCACAAAAACAAAGGATGTGCGGCCGTTCATTTTTCAGGATGTGTTCAACTTTGCCCAAATAAACATCCCTAAGGACAGCCGAGGATTCACTTTATTGAAAAATGGTGAAACAACCGCATTTGATGATCCTCTCGCACCAGGCGACGAGCTAAGTATTACCTTCGAAAATCCGGTAAGTAAAAAAACATCCTAA
- a CDS encoding DUF948 domain-containing protein codes for MEIILYLSVAVIAIAFLVLVVSLSKTLKSLQTTLDSVSGTLDGLEKQLDGVTRETTELLHKTNNLADDISRKSESLNGVINAVRDVGNSVQRFNQSIHNVQTMVDLQIDKNKDKISQVVQWSNVFLELKDKWQSKKTARIDHQMEGEEMVSRQRERVRY; via the coding sequence GTGGAAATTATTTTGTATCTAAGTGTTGCGGTAATCGCAATCGCATTCCTGGTTTTAGTCGTTTCGTTATCCAAAACTCTAAAATCATTGCAAACTACTTTAGACAGTGTGTCAGGCACGCTTGATGGCCTGGAGAAGCAGTTAGATGGTGTGACTCGAGAAACAACAGAGCTTCTGCATAAAACAAACAACCTGGCTGACGATATTTCCAGAAAATCTGAGAGCTTGAACGGTGTCATTAATGCTGTGAGGGATGTAGGAAATTCTGTTCAAAGATTCAATCAATCTATCCATAATGTACAGACAATGGTGGACCTTCAGATTGACAAGAATAAGGACAAGATTTCACAAGTTGTTCAATGGAGCAATGTATTCCTTGAGTTGAAGGATAAGTGGCAATCAAAAAAAACGGCCCGAATTGACCATCAGATGGAAGGCGAAGAGATGGTGTCGAGGCAAAGAGAACGTGTCCGGTATTAA
- a CDS encoding aminopeptidase yields MKDPRIQKLAKNLINYSVKLQKGEKVLIENFGLQRELVTALVKEAYEAGGYPFVSLKDHQVDRALLMGAQQEQFDMIADFEANVMSKMDAYIGLRSGDNISEHADVPADKMKIHGNTVGKKVHRDIRVPKTKWVVLRYPNSAMAQLAKMSTEAFEDFYFNVCNLDYGKMDKAMDSLAEMMNRTDKVRITGPGTDLTFSIKDIPAVKCAGELNIPDGEVYTAPVRDSVNGVITYNTPSPYQGFTFENVKLTFKDGKIVEATANDTERITKIFDTDEGARYIGEFAIGVNPYIQHPMQDILFDEKIDGSFHFTPGQCYDDAFNGNHSNIHWDMVNIQRPEYGGGEIYFDDVLIRKDGRFVIPELEGLNPENLK; encoded by the coding sequence TTGAAAGACCCTCGTATTCAGAAGTTGGCCAAAAACCTGATCAATTATTCCGTTAAGCTGCAAAAAGGTGAAAAAGTCCTGATCGAAAACTTCGGCCTTCAACGTGAGCTTGTTACGGCCCTGGTAAAAGAAGCTTACGAGGCGGGTGGCTATCCATTCGTTTCCTTAAAGGACCATCAGGTGGACCGTGCCCTGCTAATGGGTGCGCAGCAGGAACAATTCGACATGATTGCTGACTTCGAAGCAAACGTAATGAGTAAAATGGATGCATATATTGGGCTTCGTTCAGGTGATAACATCAGCGAACATGCGGATGTCCCGGCTGATAAAATGAAAATCCACGGCAATACAGTTGGCAAGAAGGTACATAGGGACATTCGTGTTCCAAAAACAAAATGGGTTGTCCTTCGATATCCGAATTCAGCAATGGCACAGCTTGCAAAAATGAGCACGGAAGCATTCGAAGATTTTTACTTCAATGTCTGCAACCTTGATTATGGCAAAATGGACAAGGCAATGGACAGCCTGGCAGAAATGATGAATCGCACCGACAAGGTCAGAATTACTGGACCAGGGACTGACCTGACTTTTTCAATCAAGGATATCCCGGCTGTTAAATGTGCCGGTGAACTGAACATCCCTGATGGCGAGGTTTATACAGCACCTGTCCGTGATTCAGTCAATGGCGTAATCACTTACAACACTCCATCTCCATACCAGGGATTCACCTTCGAAAATGTGAAGCTGACCTTCAAGGATGGAAAAATTGTTGAAGCAACAGCCAATGATACAGAACGAATCACCAAGATTTTCGATACGGACGAAGGAGCACGATATATCGGAGAATTCGCGATTGGCGTAAACCCATATATCCAGCACCCTATGCAGGACATACTGTTCGATGAAAAAATCGATGGCAGCTTCCACTTCACCCCTGGACAATGTTATGATGATGCATTCAATGGCAACCATTCCAATATCCACTGGGATATGGTCAATATCCAGCGCCCTGAATACGGCGGAGGAGAGATTTACTTCGATGACGTACTGATCCGAAAAGACGGACGATTTGTCATCCCGGAACTGGAAGGATTGAATCCAGAGAACCTTAAATAA
- the murC gene encoding UDP-N-acetylmuramate--L-alanine ligase, whose protein sequence is MTIYHFVGIKGSGMSALAQVLHDMDYQVQGSDYDKHFFTQVALEKSGIKILPFNKENIQPGMTIIAGNAYPDTHEEIQEGMKLGLPIIRYHRFLGDFMQNFTSVAVTGAHGKTSTTGLLAHVMRGANPTSFLIGDGTGKGDRDAQYFVFEACEYRRHFLSYFPDYAIMTNIDFDHPDYFANIEDVFSAFQEMSWQVKKGIFACGDDEQLQKIQAKVPVVFYGFGEENDFQARNIVKSTSGTTFDVFVRNTFYDSFSIPSFGDHNVLNSLGVIALCHYENIDSKVIQAQLETFEGVKRRFSEKKVADQIIIDDYAHHPTEIKATIDAAKQKYPDREIVAVFQPHTFTRTQAFLNEFAESLNEADKVYLCEIFGSAREIHGKLSIADLKEKIDDAEIITEDHTSLLKEHDNGVILFMGAGDIQKFQEAYEKQLQV, encoded by the coding sequence ATGACTATTTACCATTTTGTAGGTATAAAGGGGTCTGGAATGAGTGCATTGGCTCAAGTTCTCCATGATATGGATTATCAGGTACAGGGCTCCGATTATGATAAGCACTTTTTTACCCAGGTGGCCCTTGAGAAATCTGGAATAAAGATCCTTCCGTTTAATAAGGAAAATATACAGCCTGGGATGACGATCATTGCCGGCAATGCATATCCGGATACCCATGAGGAGATTCAGGAAGGAATGAAACTTGGCCTTCCAATCATCAGGTACCACCGTTTCCTTGGCGATTTCATGCAGAACTTTACGAGTGTCGCAGTCACAGGAGCACACGGCAAGACTTCGACTACAGGGTTGCTTGCTCATGTGATGAGGGGAGCCAACCCGACATCATTCCTGATTGGCGATGGAACCGGCAAGGGTGACAGGGATGCTCAATACTTTGTATTCGAAGCATGCGAGTATCGGCGCCATTTCCTTTCCTATTTCCCTGATTATGCCATCATGACCAATATCGATTTTGACCACCCGGATTACTTTGCCAATATCGAAGACGTATTCTCTGCATTCCAGGAAATGTCATGGCAGGTCAAAAAGGGTATTTTCGCATGTGGTGACGATGAACAGCTTCAAAAAATACAGGCCAAGGTGCCGGTTGTATTTTATGGCTTTGGGGAAGAAAATGATTTCCAGGCTCGAAATATCGTTAAATCCACCAGTGGGACTACCTTCGATGTTTTTGTCCGGAATACTTTCTATGATTCGTTCTCGATTCCGTCATTTGGCGACCATAATGTGCTTAACTCTCTTGGAGTAATTGCTTTATGCCATTATGAAAATATCGACTCGAAAGTTATCCAGGCACAGCTTGAAACTTTCGAAGGGGTGAAAAGAAGGTTTTCCGAAAAGAAGGTTGCGGACCAGATCATTATTGACGACTACGCACACCATCCTACAGAAATCAAGGCAACAATCGATGCGGCAAAACAGAAGTACCCTGACCGTGAAATAGTTGCAGTTTTCCAGCCGCACACCTTCACAAGGACCCAGGCGTTCCTGAATGAGTTTGCGGAAAGCTTGAATGAGGCCGATAAAGTATATCTATGCGAAATCTTCGGTTCTGCCCGTGAGATTCATGGAAAACTATCGATTGCCGATCTAAAAGAGAAAATTGACGATGCTGAAATTATCACTGAAGATCATACATCATTGCTGAAGGAGCATGACAACGGAGTCATCCTGTTTATGGGTGCAGGCGATATCCAGAAGTTCCAGGAAGCATATGAAAAACAGTTACAAGTATAA
- a CDS encoding bifunctional 3-deoxy-7-phosphoheptulonate synthase/chorismate mutase, with amino-acid sequence MTKNLDQLRNRVDELNLELLSLINERALLVQDIGRAKETQGVYRYDPVREREMLDLIKESNNGPFENSTIEHIFKEIFKAGLELQSDDHRKALLVSRKKKPEDTIIDIKGLKIGDGTPDFVFGPCSVESYEQVATVAEAVKAKGFKLLRGGAFKPRTSPYDFQGLGVEGLKILKRVADEYDLAVISEIVTPADIEIAVDYLDVIQIGARNMQNFELLKAAGAVNKPILLKRGLAATIEEFINAAEYIMSQGNGQIILCERGIRTYERATRNTLDISAVPILKKETHLPVMVDVTHSTGRRDLLLPAAKAALAIGADGVMAEVHPDPAVALSDNAQQMDLKQFDEFLNGLKSTPFVRV; translated from the coding sequence ATGACTAAAAATCTTGACCAGCTTAGAAATCGTGTGGATGAATTGAATCTAGAGCTTCTCTCATTGATTAATGAAAGAGCACTGCTCGTCCAGGATATTGGCCGTGCAAAAGAAACGCAGGGTGTCTATCGATATGACCCAGTACGTGAAAGGGAAATGCTCGACCTGATCAAGGAAAGCAATAATGGTCCTTTTGAGAATTCAACAATTGAACATATCTTCAAAGAAATTTTTAAGGCTGGACTGGAACTTCAATCAGATGATCACAGAAAAGCACTTCTGGTTTCCAGGAAGAAGAAGCCTGAGGATACTATCATAGATATTAAAGGATTGAAAATTGGAGACGGCACACCGGATTTCGTCTTCGGCCCTTGTTCGGTTGAGTCATATGAACAAGTAGCTACAGTGGCGGAAGCAGTTAAGGCTAAAGGCTTTAAATTGCTTCGCGGCGGAGCTTTCAAACCAAGGACTTCACCGTATGACTTCCAGGGATTAGGTGTGGAAGGCCTGAAGATTTTAAAACGAGTTGCAGATGAATACGATCTTGCGGTTATCAGCGAGATAGTGACACCTGCCGACATCGAAATAGCGGTGGACTACCTTGATGTCATTCAAATCGGCGCCCGCAACATGCAAAACTTTGAGCTTCTCAAAGCTGCTGGTGCGGTGAATAAACCTATATTGTTAAAGCGGGGGCTTGCGGCAACGATTGAGGAGTTCATTAATGCAGCTGAATATATCATGTCACAGGGTAATGGCCAGATCATTCTTTGTGAACGCGGGATACGGACATATGAAAGAGCTACCCGTAATACACTTGATATTTCCGCAGTGCCAATCTTAAAAAAGGAAACACATTTACCGGTCATGGTGGATGTTACTCACTCAACAGGCCGAAGGGATTTATTGCTTCCGGCCGCCAAAGCCGCACTTGCCATCGGGGCAGACGGCGTTATGGCAGAAGTGCATCCAGATCCCGCAGTGGCATTGTCCGACAATGCTCAGCAGATGGACCTTAAGCAATTCGATGAGTTTTTGAATGGCTTAAAGTCTACTCCGTTCGTAAGAGTCTAA